The window GAGTCGCTGCTGACTATAGGAGTAGTTTGCTTGTTGTGCAACCGCAGTCTTCAACATCTCGATGGCGTGCAAAGGTTCCCTCTCAACTGGGGTATTCCTTGTGATCAGAAGTGCGGCGAGGTTGGTAGCTACTGCCAACAAGTTATCAACAAGATTGGAAAAGTGGTCGTTGGTGTCACAAAACGGTCTGGAGTCATACGAAAAGGCGGCGGGTGTTCGCCGGCTCGAGCTGATGCTGCTGAACCAACTGTTAGGGCTGAGCTGGCGGTTGTCGCCCGTCTCCATCCTGGGGCACGACCCGGTTCAATTGGGGTATAACCGGAGCCCCCGGGGTACTCGTCCCAGCCCCCAGTGTAGGTGTGTTGAACAGATGCCTAGGCTCGTAATCAACAGGCACGCGGGTCTCATGTCACCTCCTATGAACCATATCTAAAGCATTTTGCCGCATACCCATGTGTCAGGCCTCCGTCCTCAGGCCCTCTGTTTCCTGTTGGATTTGGGCTCGTAGCTGCACCATGTGAGCGTTCTCGGTGTTGACATCCTTCTGAGCCTTAGCCATCTGCTCGCGAATTTTAGCCACATCTGCATTGCGTTCCACTTGGTTCTCCGCTGTTAGTGATGACTCAAGGAGCGTCGTCAATGAGGCGACTAGCTCTGAAAGAACTTGAGCTGGTGTTTTAACTGGGCCAGTCACACTTGGATCAACTGCTGAAGTGTCGGTTCCTCCCATGGTGCCGCCGGCGTAGTGCCTACCATGTAGATGGTGGTCCAGTGGGGCGGCTCGTCATCAACCGGAGCCGGCTCATCATCAGAGCAGCCCCCAAGCCTGTCGTCATACAGCGGGAGGATTGACTCGGTATCCCCGATCGACTCGTCGTCGGAGTAAACAAGGGTGTCCCCACCAGACGTGGAGTTATCCGCGAGATCAATCCCCTGGTTGAAGCCGATGAAGACATGGTTCCGGCCGGCTTGGGCCTAGGCTGGTTGCGTGTGCCGAGCCGGCTCGacaatgtcggtgcagatgtccggctcggGTCCTGATTCACTGAttttgccgatgaagacgtggatcttgccgaaggggacccggcacccgtactcgattgagtcggCCTCGGAGCCCCAGCTTGAATCGTCGATGTAGAGCATTCCGCGGCGACTCTTGGTCATGCGGCCGATCGCGTATCCATCGATCACTGGGAGAGCTCCCTCCAAGAACTCGACACCACCgagcgatagccccacggtgaacgcccactgtcgtggttttgtcacggcagatgtcctcttgaaaggacttagtcgtgaggccatcgCCGTGAGGTGGTAGCTTGAACGGGGTTGATTGGAATCAAAGGCAAgggtttacccaggtttggcccCTCTATATGGAGGTAAtagcctacttcctgcttgattgatattgatgatgatgatctcaATTACAAGGGTGCGACTTGGCTATCCTAGTACTCGAGAGCTTGTAACTTAAGTTTTTCTGCCTCAGGGgctctcctttatatacaggtctAGGCCCTGGGCTTACAACAGAGTCCGGGTCGTACTACGACCCATGCCCTAATTAGTTTCCTACTCGTCTTGCTTCCCAAGTAAGGGAATTACAACATCCTTCAGTGAGCCGCCGCCTCTGGCGCTGGGACATGAGCAGGCACACTCTACGAGTCGCCCCATGGGCCTTGAGGTCTTGATCACCACAACCCATGTTAAGTCTTATTTGTCAGGCCGCCACCGGATAACCTGGCCCTGAATGGGCGGGTCATACCGTGGGGTTCTATCCCCAAcaagatggatgtgtggccacacaagGAAGGACCGAGTCCaaaatgatgatatacgagatagagttggggtagtgtcgattgaagagaagcttgtccaacatcgtctgagatgatTTGGGCATATTCAATGCAAGCCTCCAGACGCGTCAGTGtatagcggacggctaaagcgtgccgataatgtcaagagaggtcgggGTAAATCGaacttgacatgggaggagtccgtaaaGAGGGATCTGGAGGGCTGGAGTATCGACATAGAACTAGCCATGGATAGGGATGCGTGGAAGCTTCCTATCCATGTGACAGAACCATGAGTTGGTtacgagatcttatgggtttcacctctagcctaccccaacttgtttggggctaaaggctttgttgttgttgttgtgatGCTAGATACTCATGTGTCTGAAGTCTATGCCAAATTTCATGGAGTTTGGACATTTCAGCAGCTCTCGGCaaaaaaaaaagacaaatttgGGGTTGTAAGAAAGTGCACTGTTCACATACAGTTTTGACTTTTTTTTTTTGCCATGAGCTCCTCAGATGTCCGAACAAGCTAAAATTTGGCACGAACATCACGCATTGGAACATCTTCCACCTGAAAAAGAATTAAGATATTTTTTAATTGCTTTAGTAAATTTCTTTTTTGAATCTACTGTTCaccgggtgcagatgagcctcGACACCGAATTGAATATACAACATATAAATATGATACATACATGGTCGTATTTATTGTTTTTGCAAACATGTGCCAGTAATAACTGTTACTGGGAGGATTTGTTGGCATCAATAAGTGTACATATCTGGTACTATTAATTTCCTTTGACAGGATTTGGACAATTCGCAGCAGTAGTTATTTATGTGGTTTAGCTGGACATGCTTTACATTTGAAAACATGTCATGTTTAACTTTTGTTCGATTAGGCAGGCATTCTAAGGAAACTACAATATGTGCTCACAGTTTGTAGGGGAAACATCATTTTATAATTGCTCCATTTGTTTGCTGAGTTTTTGTGTACAGGCATCAATTTTGTTTCCTGAGTTAGATTGCTCTAGAAGTTGGACTCGGACAGATGGCAGAGTCTGAACTTCCAACTAAAATCAAGTGAAAAGATATTTGATTTACGCAATTGGGATGGGATCACATGCTTCACTTTCACAAGCAACTCGTAGCAGCCACTGAACAAAGGAAGAAATGGAATCACTTAAATTGATAGCACAGATAATCGCCACCTTTTATTCGATTTATCTTCGTCATCATCGCTGTTTGGTACATTACCATGGCAGTTCAGGGGAAATGCAGAGAACAAGCCATTTCAGGCTTACACGCGCATACGCATCATAGACTACATATATGAAACGGCCTTTGTTAGGCAGCAGAGTTTCCACAAGTCCATGGCTATGTCTTATTTATCTTCACCAGATGCACCAACAGCAGGTTATCCGGTTGACGAGGCAGCGTCCTCAGACAAGGACCTGGGCTGCAGCTAGCCTAGCAATCGGGACCCTGCGAAAAGGTTCCATATCAAGATGTTAACGGCTATAAATAGCGTCAAGGTAGTGCTAATCCTCCAAATTTCAATATTTCAGCCAACCTGAACGGGGAGCATGAAACATAATCCAGCCCAGCCTTTGCAAAAAAAGCAACTGAAGATGGCTCTCCACCATGTTCACCGCAGATGCCCACCTGTTTGGAAACACGAAATCGATCAGTCAAATGAACTAAGAATGAATTCTGCACAACAGATAGTGTCCTCGGTGGAATACTTACCTTCAAGTTAGGCCTCGCTTTGCGACCCCTCTCTGTAGCAATCTTTACTAGCTCCCCCACTCCTCTCTGATCAAGCACCTGGCATATTCATTAACAGGTAAGTTGCCAAGTACAATATGATAAGGTTATGGCTGTACAAAAAAAAAATCAAGAGAGGAACATGCAAAATGCCTAGACATGTGAGGTGCTCACGTGTGTGAGTGATGAAAATATGGGTGGTACTTAAAACAAACTTGAAGTGGTACGGTCCCAGTCGTAACAAATTTACCTCAAAGGGGTCATGCTGGAGGATACCCTGAGCCAGATAGATGGGGAGGAACTTCCCCACATCATCCCTACTGTAACCAAATGTCATCTGCGTGAGGTCGTTTGTTCCGAAAGAGAAGAACTCAGCCTGCTCTGCTATCTGCCAATGGATGTGCAACCAGCACAACGATGTCAGGTACATGCGTATTTTCCCTTGATATATCTGATAAACTAATTCTTTGCATTTGGAGAACTCCTATCGACCAAGAGTTCTGCTAACTAATGCATGTATTATTCAGTTTACATGCTGAACGTCAATGGCCAACATTTATGGTTTTACAGAAAGAACAGAGCTATCACAAGCTTTTTACCTCATCTGCCACTAGAGCAGCCCTGGGAATTTCAATCATAGTCCCAACTTTGTAATCAATGGTTTTCCCCATATTGGTGAAAACATTGTTAGCAATTTGGCGGATAAGAGCCACCTGATGTCCCAATTCCTGGCAAAACCAAATGTCAATTGTCAGAAGGAAAAATCAACTGCTGAATCAAACTTGCAATAATAAAATCAAGTGCAGTTTGAAGAGAAATGAAATGGTCAGGTTTCCACAAATAGGTGGTGTATGGTTGTATCCCATCAAATGGATTATGTCATTTTTCAACTGCACCAACTGTGAAGTGAAGGTACACCTTTATACCAGTCCAAAGAAGATACACGTGAAGAAAGACATACCTGAGGTGTTCCAACAAGAGGAACCATTATCTCTGGAAATACTTGAATACCCTGGTTGGTCATGGATATAGCAGCTTCAAAGATGGCCCGGGCTTGCATTTCTGTTAATTCAGGATACGATATACCAAGCCTGAAATATTAGCATCACCAGCATTAGTAAAGGAAAGAAAACAGAATTGCGAATGAAACAGGCAAGTAAATGAATGGGAAAGGAAAACTTGATTCAACAGTGGTTGTGTTAAAAATATGAAAAAGATTTACACTTTATTCTGTTGATCAAATGGATATATTTCAATCTCCAGCATAGCTAAACAAATAAACAACACCAACCTGCAACCACGGAAACCAAGCATTGGATTTACTTCTGAAAGTTTCTCCATTCTTGCAAGGACATCATCCTCAGCGGCTCCAGTTTCAGCACATAGCTCACGCACAATATCCTCCACATGCCCTTCTGGAAGGAACTCATGAAGTGGAGGGTCCAACAGCCGAATAGTCACCGGGAGCCCTGAAATGCAAACATTGATGCTCAGGTGGTTCTGTGTGACAAAAATGTAGTTGGGATTCCCTTGCAAAAAGTGCAGTCTATAACTAATGTCGTATGCCATCGATGGAAAGTGTTTATTTGATATCAGTTTCCATGGGACATGTTATTACATATACCACTTTCAACGAAAGAATGAACAAGCCCTGGTAGAATTATATACCCTAAACTACATGATGAGTGCCAAAAAAAATACTTCAAGGTTAGAAGCACAATTCTTATAAGATCCTGTAATCTTGCAATTTTTTCTACTTTGTGTGTTCACAGTTACACCCATAGTCAATATTCGCTTATTTAAGAAAGTAAGCCAGCTCGGGGTATTTGAACTCTAGTGCACCTCATCTAGTGAGACAGAACAATATATTTCCTCCGTCCGGAATTAGTTGACGCTCAAACAGATGTATCTAGCActgaaatacgtctagatacatctatttgAGCGTCATCTAAttccagacggagggagtatatgaatAGATAGAGATTTTCCACATACCATCCATGGCACGGAAAATGCCTTCAAAGTCGGACCTCTGGTAAGGCAGAAGACGATCTAGTGCTTTCTGCCTCAGTTCGACAGTTGGAGCCATTATCATCTGCCTCACAGCCTTAATCCTCTCATCAGAAGCAAAGAACTACAAAGTATACAAAGGAGAACATTAGCCTTTTTTACTTGCCTAGAAGAGCAGACTTGTGTCCATAAAGTTCACTTCGAAAGTTGAACTGCAAAGAATAACTATCATAACAAAACAAATCCTCAAAAAAGCAAACAGTGAAGAAGAAGTTAACACCGACCATGTGTTCTGTCCGACAGAGTCCAATTCCTTCTGCCCCATTTTTCCTTGCTGCCAATGCATCCCCGGGGGTGTCTGCATTAGCCATAACCTAGAACACGCAACATATGCATAATAAGGATTTTTTGTTGAAGCTTGTGTAATGCTTAGGCCTAACGCAGTTAACAAGACTGATGTAATTTTTAGTTAAAGTCAACTTGAGGCAGTTTCTGTTCTTGTTTTTATTCCTAGGAAGTTTACCTTGAGCTGCCTAACTTCATCAACCCAGGACATGAAAGTTTCCAAGTCAGCACTAAGGGCTGGTGGGGAAAGTGGCTGTTTGCCAAGGATCACTTCACCAGTTGATCCATTGAGTGATATCCAGTCACCTTCATAGAGCATCTTGTCTTCAATAGCTACCACCTATGCGTATAGACCATATACCAAAGTAAGCACCTCTATAATACAAAATGATGAACACAGATTTATCATACTCCCATTATGAATTTTAAGGCTGGAATGAAGTGTTGCGCCTAACAATGTATTTCCTAGACATCTGCAGCGATAAGTTCAATCACCTTTTCAATTTCATTTACACGGATGCTTGAGCACCCTGACACACAGCATTTTCCCCAACCACGTGCTACAACGGCAGCATGAGAAGTCATACCACCTCTTGCTGTAAGAATTCCAGCGGCTGCATGCATGCCACCAACATCTTCTGGGCTGGTCTCTGTCCTCACCTTTACATTCAGAAAGTTCAAAAAATATCAGGATTACTCAAGAATAGAACAAGTCCAACCCAAAAGGACATAGGAAAATGAAGGAGACATCCTGCTATTAAAAAAGGAGGATGATAAGGACATGTACAGACCAGAATAGCAGATTTCCCTTGGGCATGCCATGCTTCAGCATCCTCGGCAGTAAATACAATTTGTCCCACAGCAGCACCAGGTGATGCTGGTAAGCCTGTAGTAATAACTTTGCCTTTGTATGAAGCAGCCTCGGGGTTCGCAAACTGGTTGTCATAACATAAGGGTAATAAAACTGTGTCAATATATTGCCATAATCCAGttgcaaataaaattcaaatGAGGGATGTCAATATAAGGGTTAAAATAAAGTTCCAGACACCAATACATCTGATTAAATTTGAACTTGTATAGTAAGAAAGCAAGCAACTATCTATATACATCAGATTTTAGTAGTATATCAGAATCATAGGCCTATTGAATGAGTATACTATCTTCATTAATTACGAACACATTCTCAACATGCAAACGATGTGGTTCTTGTGTAAAATCATTAAGTTATGCAAATATATCCTGAAAGAGCAGATAATTTATTGGGATAACAGAGGCACTAACAAATTACATGCATGTATTTACATGTATCAGTTTTATACACCATTTGGGTATATTCTATTATCTTATACCTGTGGATGAAGAAGCTGGTCCAAGTGACCTGGTTCTACCATCTTAATCGCTGTATTGCGGTCAACAAGAGCCTCATTAACCATGTCTACAGCAATCTTCACAGCTCCTGTGCCAGTACGCTTTCCGGATCTGCATTGTAGCATCCAGAGCCTATTTTCTTGAACTGTAAATTCAATATCCTGAATTAAACATGAAAAATGCAAGTTATTCCCCATTGGAAATAGTAGGGGTTCAGGTTAATCTTTTGACATATTAAGGCAGGATCATGACCAAAGAGCATTCA is drawn from Aegilops tauschii subsp. strangulata cultivar AL8/78 chromosome 1, Aet v6.0, whole genome shotgun sequence and contains these coding sequences:
- the LOC109774058 gene encoding pyruvate, phosphate dikinase 2; translated protein: MPSVSRAVCVQRPTTSGGGRSREAARSVAAPRARQAKSKAVTHPARGRHCSPPNAVAAPMPATKKRVFHFGKGKSEGNKAMKDLLGGKGANLAEMASIGLSVPPGFTVSTEACEQYQAAGRALPPGLWEETLEGLRWVEEYMGARLGDPARPLLLSVRSGAAVSMPGMMDTVLNLGLNDEVAAGLAAKSGDRFAYDSYRRFLDMFGNVVMDIPHALFEEKLEAMKAAKGVDNDTDLTANDLRELVGQYKNVYVEAKGEQFPSDPKRQLQLAVLAVFDSWDSPRANKYRSINQITGLRGTAVNVQCMVFGNMGNTSGTGVLFTRNPSTGEKKLYGEFLVNAQGEDVVAGIRTPEDLDAMRDHMPEAYAELVENCEILESHYKEMMDIEFTVQENRLWMLQCRSGKRTGTGAVKIAVDMVNEALVDRNTAIKMVEPGHLDQLLHPQFANPEAASYKGKVITTGLPASPGAAVGQIVFTAEDAEAWHAQGKSAILVRTETSPEDVGGMHAAAGILTARGGMTSHAAVVARGWGKCCVSGCSSIRVNEIEKVVAIEDKMLYEGDWISLNGSTGEVILGKQPLSPPALSADLETFMSWVDEVRQLKVMANADTPGDALAARKNGAEGIGLCRTEHMFFASDERIKAVRQMIMAPTVELRQKALDRLLPYQRSDFEGIFRAMDGLPVTIRLLDPPLHEFLPEGHVEDIVRELCAETGAAEDDVLARMEKLSEVNPMLGFRGCRLGISYPELTEMQARAIFEAAISMTNQGIQVFPEIMVPLVGTPQELGHQVALIRQIANNVFTNMGKTIDYKVGTMIEIPRAALVADEIAEQAEFFSFGTNDLTQMTFGYSRDDVGKFLPIYLAQGILQHDPFEVLDQRGVGELVKIATERGRKARPNLKVGICGEHGGEPSSVAFFAKAGLDYVSCSPFRVPIARLAAAQVLV